The genomic interval GGTTGCCGCTCCAGGCATACTTGGCCCCGACACCGGCGTCACTGCCCGAATACGAGCGGTTAAGCTCCGGGTCCACGTTCTCCCAGGGCGACCATTTGGTCCACTCCAGGAAGCTGTTGACCAGCGGAAACACGTCTTCCGCGGGGGCAGGAATAAGGGCGCTGCGAGTGACTTCGTAAGATGACATGCCGCAATCATAGGTGGAGGCAGCCGATATGCAGCCAGTCCCGCATGTGGCGTTCACCAAGTGTTCCGGAACCCGATACCTCCCTTGCGTACCGTCACAGGAACGACGGCCGGAAGTACGGCCGCATCAGTGAAAGAGGCAACGATGACCACCGGAATCCACCAGCCCACCCTCAGCCGGCGGGCCGCGCTGGCCGCCGCCGGAACCCTTGGCGCGCTGGGACTGACAGTGGCCGCAGCAACCGGAAGCTACGCGGCACCGGGGGCGAAGGCACCCAAGCCCACCCTCGCATTCCGCCCAGACGGCGGCTTCAAAGTGATCCAGTTCAACGACACCCAGGACGACGAGCAAACGGACCGCCGCACGATCGAGCTCATGGACAAGACCCTGGACGCGGAGAAGCCGGACTTCGTGGTGATCAACGGCGATGTGATCAATGGCGGCTGCGACTCTGAGCTGGAGGTCAAGCAGGCACTCAACCACGTGGTCCAGCCCATGGAGCGCCGGCAGATCCCGTGGGCCGTCACGTTCGGCAACCACGACGAGGATTCCGTGGCGCGGACAGGCATGACCGAGGCCAAAATGCTGCAGTTCCTGCAGACCTACGAATTCAACATGAACGGCGACTCCACGCCGGGGCTCACCGGGACGTCGAACTCGATGCTGCTGGTGCAGTCGGCCAAGTCCAAGGAGCCGGCCTTTGGCCTGTGGCTCATCGACACGGGCCGATATGCCCCGGACGCCATCAATGGACAGGACTTCGACGGCTACCCCGACTGGGACTGGGTACGCATGGACCAGGTCACCTGGTACCGCAACCTGTCCATCGCCACCGAGCAGAAGTACGGCAAGAAGGTCCCCTCCCTGATGTGGGGCCACATTGCGCTCCACGAGCACCGCAACATGTGGTTCGCCAGCCTCGACTCGCGGACGGACGTCGATCACACCCGGGCCCTCACGAAGCACAACATCGTCGGCGAACGGAACGAGGACGAGTGCCCCGGTCCCATCAACTCCGGCCTGTTCAGCGCCTTCCTGGAGCGCGGGGATGTGCTCGGCTACTTTGTGGGCCACGATCACGTGAACACCTACGTGGGCAACTACTACGGGGTGCAGCTCGGCTACGCCCCCGGAACCGGATTCGGCGCGTATGGGCTCCCCGGCGCTGAGCGGAACCGCCTGCGTGGTGCCCGGGTCTTTGAGCTGGATGAGAACCACCCCGGAATCTACAAGGACACCCGGGTGGTCTTCGCCAAGGACATGGGCATCGACCTGACCGCCAACGACCAGCCGATCGTTCCCCAGCCGCTGGACCCGGCACAGGCCTGACGTTAGCGTCGGCCAGGACTAGGTTGCCGCTCCGTGTGGCTCCGGCGGGGCTGGCGGACGAGGGGGTGGGGGGCGGGCTATCCGGCTGTTGGCCGGTTCCTGCCGTCCCATCCCCTGTGCCGCAGGTTGCGGGTGGCCACCAGCGAGACGCCGATGAACAGCACGCCCAGGACCACGGTGGCGACACCCACGTAGAACCATCCACCCTGGCCGAAGATCATCAGCGCGACGCCCAGCAGGCACAGGCCTTTAGCGGTGATATCCAAGTACAGCTGCACCTTTGGCGAGTCCATACCTCCACGATAAGCCCGGCGGCGGCATCGCACCCCGTGCGCTATTCCTGGTCCGCAACGCCCGGCTCGGCTGAGCGCAGCCGGCAACTGACCGCTACGCCCGGGCCCGCGGGGCCAAGGCGGTGTTCAGGAATTCCAGGTGCGCCGGCGTGATGGCCACCGCGGCCGCCGCATAATCCGGGTGCTTGCGAACGTACTTCTTGATGAAAGGGCAGACCGGGACGATGGCGCGGCCCTCGTCAACCGTTTCATTGAGCGCCACCTTGGCGAGCTTGCCCGCAAGTCCCTGGCCGCCGTATTCCTCATTGATCACCGTGTGGTAGAAAATCCGCTGCGGCGAGCCGCCGTCGTCGTACTCCTTGTACATGGCTTTACCAATGACGTTCCCGCCGGTCAGCACTTCGAAGCGCTGGCGCTCCGGGTTGTGGCGGATAGTGACATCGTGCACGGGATCTCCTCGGTTCGGCTTCCTGTACAGCCTAACCTCGGTACCCCCGCCCTTATTTCGTCTCCCGCTAACAGGCCAGATTGAGCGCGTTCACGGCTGCTTCGGCCATCTCGAGCGACCGCCAGTCTTCGAAACCAACGGGGTCCGGGACGGGTTCACGGGCCACCGCCATGGCCACCTGCCGGGACCCGTCTGCGCTGATCAGCGCGAGTGCCGCGTATCCCCGCACCACGCCGACATGGCCGAAATAGTCATTGTTGGAGCACTCGTCGTACTGCCTGACGAGGCCAAGGCCGAATGTTTCGTACTTTGGATGATGCATCTCCTGCACGCTTTGGAGCGTCAGCAGGGTCCCTTTCTGCAGGGCGGCGAAATAGGTGTTGAGTTCCGGGACGGTGGAAATCATCCCGGTGTCGGGGGAACCGTTGTGGAATGGAACTAGAGCCTTGTCCTCCAGCTCGCCGGTTTCCGTCCGGGTGTAGCCGTGGAGCATCCGCTGCGGGCCCGGCCCATCCCCCGTCATCAGCGTGTCCTGCAGCGCCAAGGGCACCACGTTGTCGTCGTGAATGACCGCTCCGATGTCCTTGCCCCGCAGCTTCTCGACGAGGAGGGCTAACGCCGAATAATTTGTGGCGGAGTAGCTGTACAGGCTGCCCGATCCGCCGGTCCAGGGCATGCCCGCAACGAACGACACACGTTGGTCATGGGTGAAGGGCCCGTCACCCATGTGGATGGGCGATAGCCAATAGTCGGGCATCCCGGACCGGTGGCTGAGGAGGCTGCGTATGGTGATGGGTCCAGGCGGCTTGATGATGTTCTCGAAGTCCGGCAGGTACTTCTGGATAGGGTCATCCAGCTGGACTTTTCCCTCCTCCACCAGCTTCATGACGGACACCGCCACCATGGTGGTGGTGATGTCGCCGATATGGGTCTGGTCGCTCAACTGCACGGGTTCCTGGGTTTCAAGGCTACGGACGCCTTCGGCCGAGGACCGTTCGCCCAGCCTTGACTTCAGCTGGATGATGACGGCCGTCGCTCCCCCTGCGCGCATGTCCGCGCTGTACTTTTCCAGCACTCCCACAAAAGCCCGCGGCGCCGGGGCAGTGGCGGACGCCGCCGTCGTGGATTGAACCGTCGGGGACAGCTGATCTGGCGGATCCGGGGCGCTGGTGCAGCCTGCGAGCGAGGCCACCAGCGCGGCCGCTGCCACGGCGACCGCAAGGCCGGAGGAGCTGAAACCATGAACGGCTGACTGCATCCCACGTCCCTTCACGGGGCCGGTCAGCAACTGAACTCCCAAGAGACCGTCAGCTGCCCGGCACCTTCGATGTTCCTCAGGGCAAAACGGAGTGTCAAGGACGCTGCCGCAGCCCGGTGACGCAGCCGCCCAGGCCTTGTAGTGTCGTGGGCAATGGGCAAGGACTCCCCCTGCCGCCCACCAGCAGCGAACCGGCAACTTAGGAGCGAACATGACTGTTGACGAGAACGAAGCCCAGGTCCTGGACCAGTGGACCCAGCGACTGGCGCAGGCACTGCAGATCCTGGACCTGGAGGTGGATCAGGAACTCCTCCTTGACCTTGCCAGGAAGTCTGCCGGCTCGGTGATCCATGCGGCTGCGCCTGTCACGACGTTCCTGGTGGGTTACGCCGCAGGGCTCGCCGCCGGCAACGGCAGCGCCGGATCCAAGGAAAAGTCGACGGCGGCAGTCACCCAGGCGGCCGACGTCGCCTTCCGGCTGTGCGAGGACGGGCACGACGGCGGCCCGGCGGCTGGGGGCTGGGCGGACACCGGCCAGTAGCGGGTAACCCCGGTGATTGAGCCCGTCGAAATCTTAGGTTTCGACAGGCTCAACCAACGACAAGCGGACGATCACTTCCTTCGACGCCGGCGTCTGGCTGCCCTCGGCCACACTGTCCAGCGGCACCAGCACGTTGGCCTCAGGGTAGTAGGCTGCCGCGCAGCCGGCCGCCGTGGGGTAGGAGACCACCCGGAAGTTCCGCAGCACCCGCTCCACGTTGTCCTGGTACACGCCGTGGATATCCACGTGCTGCCCGTCGCTGAGTCCCAGTTCGGCGAGGTCCCCGGGGCTGACAAACACCACTTCGCGGCCCTTCTTGATGCCCCGGTAGCGGTCGTTGTTGCCGTAGATGGTGGTGTTGAACTGGTCGTGCGAGCGCATGCTCTGCAGGATCAGCGTTCCGGCCGGCCGCTCCATATGTTCGAGCTCGTTGACGGTGAGCATGGCCTTGCCCGTCGGGGTGGTGAACGTCCGGGAATCCCGGGGCCCGTTCGGGAGCACAAAACCGCCGTCCTGCCGGATCTTCCGGTTGTAGTCCTCGCAGCCGCTGACCACGTGCGAGATGTGGTCCCGGATGAGGTCGTAGTTCTTCTCGAACCCGGCCCAGTCCGCCTGCACGGAGTCACCCACCACTTTTTGGGCCAGCCTGCTGACGATTGCCACTTCGGACAGCAGGCCCGGCGCCACCGGCTCCACCGTCCCGTGTGAGGCATGCACGGCGCAGACCGTGTCCTCCACGGACACAAACTGCGGACCGGATTCCTGCATGTCGATCTCCGTGCGGCCCATCGTGGGCAGGATCAGCGCCTCGGCGCCGGTGACCGTGTGCGAGCGGTTGAGTTTGGTGGAAATCTGGACCGAGAGCTCGGTGTTCTCCATCGCCGCGAACGCCGCGTGGGTGTCCGAAATGGCTCCCACGAAGTTACCGCCCATGGCCACGAAAACCTTGATGCCGCCGTCGCGCATTTGCCTGATGGTTTCGACGGAATCGACGCCGTGTTCGCGTGGCGGTTCGAAGCTGAATTCCTTGCCGAGGGCGTCCAGGAATGCCGGCGGCATCTGCTCCCAGATGCCCATGGTGCGGTCGCCCTGGACGTTGCTGTGACCGCGGATGGGAGAGGCTCCGGCGCCGGGCTTGCCGATGTTGCCCCGGAGCAGCAGGAGGTTGATGATCTCCTTGATGGTGGCCACGCCCTTCTTGTGCTGGGTGATGCCCATGGCCCAGGTGATGATCACCTTCTCCGCCCTGAGATAACGGTCCGCGAGCTCGTCGATATCCTCGGTCCGCAGGCCGGTGGCCGCCAGCACGGCAGCCTCGTCCAGCTGGGAAAGGTGCTCGCGAAGCTCCTCCAGACCTTGGCAGTGTTCGGCGAGGAACGCGTGGTCCAGCACCGTGCCCGGATTCGCCGCTTCCTCGTCCAGGACCCGCTTGGAGACGGCCTGGAGCAGGGCCATGTCCCCGCCGATGCGGACCTGCAGGAACTGGTCGGCGATCTCCGTGCCGCGGCCAATGATCCCCTTGACCTTCTGCGGGTTCTTGTAGCGCATCAGGCCCGCTTCCGGCAGCGGATTCACGGCCACAATGCTGGCTCCCGCCTCCTTGGCTTCCTCCAGGGCGGTCAGCATGCGCGGGTGGTTGGTGCCCGGGTTCTGGCCCATCACGATGATCAGGTCCGCCTTGGCGAAGTCATCGTAGGAGATGGTGGCCTTGCCGATGCCGATGGTCTGGCCCATGGCCCAGCCAGAGGACTCGTGGCACATGTTGGAGCAGTCCGGCAGGTTGTTGGTCCCGTAGGCCCGGACAAACAGCTGGTAGAGGAACGCGGCCTCGTTGGAGGTCCGGCCGCTGGTGTAGAAGGCGGTCTGGTCCGGGCTCGGCAGCCCCTTGAGCTTGTCGGCGACGATGGTGAACGCCTGCTCCCAGCTGACCGGCCGGTAGTGGTCCTCCCCCGCCGGCTTGTGGACAGGCTCGGTGAGGCGCCCCTGCATCCCCAGCCAGTACTCGGACCGCTGCCGCAGGTCACTGACCGGGTTCTCGGCCCAGAATTCGGAGCCGATCACCACCGGAGTGGCCTCCCAGGTGACAGCCTTGGCGCCGTTTTCGCAGAACTCGAACGTCTTGCGGTGCCCCGGGTCCGGCCACGCGCAGCTCATGCAGTCGAAGCCGTCCTTCTGGTTCAGGGCAAGCAGGGTTTTCCCGGTCCTGACCAGGCCCATGTGCTGCACGGCCGGCTCCAACGAGTGGTAGACGCCCGGGACGCCGGCGGCCCACGTTTTCGGGTGGCCGCTGACCTCGATATCAGCCTCGTTGGCCTCTTCCACGTGCGGGTTCTTGCGTGCCACGTTGCACTCTCCTTGGTTCAAGCTCACACCGGCAGCGCACCGGTTTTCAGCTCGGTGTGACGGTCCCAGTCCACCCTTATTGAGGGGGTCATCCAAGTCAAGCAGGACTAACGGCAAACGCCTAGGTAGGGTGGACTGATGGACGTCCCTCCCTTTGTCTGGACCCTGACCATCGCGGGAATTGTCGGCCTGCTGGCCTTCGATTTCTTCTTCCATGTCCGGAAGGCCCACACCCCCACCCTCAAGGAATCGGCCATCTGGTCCTCCATCTATGTGGGGATCGCCCTCCTCTTTGGCCTGGGCGTGCTGTTGTTCGGCGGCACCACCATGGGCACCGAGTACTTCGCGGGGTACATCACGGAGAAGGCCCTGTCCGTGGACAACCTCTTTGTGTTCCTGATCATCATGGCCAGCTTCAAGGTCCCCCGCGCGGACCAGCAGAAGGTGCTGCTCTTCGGCATCGTCTTCTCGCTGATCGCCCGGACTGCGTTCATTTTCCTCGGCGCCGCGCTGATCAACAGTTTCGCGTGGGTGTTCTACATCTTCGGCCTGATCCTGCTGATCACCGCGGGAAACCTGATCAAGCCGGACGGCCACGACGAAGACGCCGAAGGCCTG from Pseudarthrobacter sp. SSS035 carries:
- a CDS encoding metallophosphoesterase family protein is translated as MTTGIHQPTLSRRAALAAAGTLGALGLTVAAATGSYAAPGAKAPKPTLAFRPDGGFKVIQFNDTQDDEQTDRRTIELMDKTLDAEKPDFVVINGDVINGGCDSELEVKQALNHVVQPMERRQIPWAVTFGNHDEDSVARTGMTEAKMLQFLQTYEFNMNGDSTPGLTGTSNSMLLVQSAKSKEPAFGLWLIDTGRYAPDAINGQDFDGYPDWDWVRMDQVTWYRNLSIATEQKYGKKVPSLMWGHIALHEHRNMWFASLDSRTDVDHTRALTKHNIVGERNEDECPGPINSGLFSAFLERGDVLGYFVGHDHVNTYVGNYYGVQLGYAPGTGFGAYGLPGAERNRLRGARVFELDENHPGIYKDTRVVFAKDMGIDLTANDQPIVPQPLDPAQA
- a CDS encoding GNAT family N-acetyltransferase, with protein sequence MHDVTIRHNPERQRFEVLTGGNVIGKAMYKEYDDGGSPQRIFYHTVINEEYGGQGLAGKLAKVALNETVDEGRAIVPVCPFIKKYVRKHPDYAAAAVAITPAHLEFLNTALAPRARA
- a CDS encoding serine hydrolase encodes the protein MQSAVHGFSSSGLAVAVAAAALVASLAGCTSAPDPPDQLSPTVQSTTAASATAPAPRAFVGVLEKYSADMRAGGATAVIIQLKSRLGERSSAEGVRSLETQEPVQLSDQTHIGDITTTMVAVSVMKLVEEGKVQLDDPIQKYLPDFENIIKPPGPITIRSLLSHRSGMPDYWLSPIHMGDGPFTHDQRVSFVAGMPWTGGSGSLYSYSATNYSALALLVEKLRGKDIGAVIHDDNVVPLALQDTLMTGDGPGPQRMLHGYTRTETGELEDKALVPFHNGSPDTGMISTVPELNTYFAALQKGTLLTLQSVQEMHHPKYETFGLGLVRQYDECSNNDYFGHVGVVRGYAALALISADGSRQVAMAVAREPVPDPVGFEDWRSLEMAEAAVNALNLAC
- a CDS encoding DUF6457 domain-containing protein, giving the protein MTVDENEAQVLDQWTQRLAQALQILDLEVDQELLLDLARKSAGSVIHAAAPVTTFLVGYAAGLAAGNGSAGSKEKSTAAVTQAADVAFRLCEDGHDGGPAAGGWADTGQ
- a CDS encoding FdhF/YdeP family oxidoreductase, with translation MARKNPHVEEANEADIEVSGHPKTWAAGVPGVYHSLEPAVQHMGLVRTGKTLLALNQKDGFDCMSCAWPDPGHRKTFEFCENGAKAVTWEATPVVIGSEFWAENPVSDLRQRSEYWLGMQGRLTEPVHKPAGEDHYRPVSWEQAFTIVADKLKGLPSPDQTAFYTSGRTSNEAAFLYQLFVRAYGTNNLPDCSNMCHESSGWAMGQTIGIGKATISYDDFAKADLIIVMGQNPGTNHPRMLTALEEAKEAGASIVAVNPLPEAGLMRYKNPQKVKGIIGRGTEIADQFLQVRIGGDMALLQAVSKRVLDEEAANPGTVLDHAFLAEHCQGLEELREHLSQLDEAAVLAATGLRTEDIDELADRYLRAEKVIITWAMGITQHKKGVATIKEIINLLLLRGNIGKPGAGASPIRGHSNVQGDRTMGIWEQMPPAFLDALGKEFSFEPPREHGVDSVETIRQMRDGGIKVFVAMGGNFVGAISDTHAAFAAMENTELSVQISTKLNRSHTVTGAEALILPTMGRTEIDMQESGPQFVSVEDTVCAVHASHGTVEPVAPGLLSEVAIVSRLAQKVVGDSVQADWAGFEKNYDLIRDHISHVVSGCEDYNRKIRQDGGFVLPNGPRDSRTFTTPTGKAMLTVNELEHMERPAGTLILQSMRSHDQFNTTIYGNNDRYRGIKKGREVVFVSPGDLAELGLSDGQHVDIHGVYQDNVERVLRNFRVVSYPTAAGCAAAYYPEANVLVPLDSVAEGSQTPASKEVIVRLSLVEPVET